GCTATCGTCAAGGGGGGCCCGCAGGTTTCGGACTTCGCCGCATGCTGGTCGACATGCAGGGCAAACCCAAAGGGACGCTCAAACGAAACGAACAGAAGAGTCTGCAAACGGACCGCGTCATACTGGTTCCAGGACCTGATGAGGAGATCAGTATTGTCCGCCACATGTACCAACTCTTCATCAAGCATAGCAAGTCTGAGCGTCAGATCGCTGAGTATCTGAATGAACGGGGGATCAAGACAGATGTCGGCCGCCCATGGACACGTTCCAGCGTTCGGCAAGTTCTGACCAACGAGAAGTATATCGGCAATAACGTCTACAACCATCGATCTTTCAAGCTGAAGAAGAAACGCGTCGTGAACCCCCCGGATATCTGGGTCCGAGCAGACGGTGCATTCGAAGCGATTGTCGATCCGGCCTCCTTTTTTACGGTCCAAGGCATCATTCAAGAGCGTAATCGCCGATGGTCCGACGACGAGATGGTCCAGATGCTGGCGAAGCTGGTCGAAAAACATTCGGATGTATCGGCTCATCTCATTGACCAAAGCGATGGTATGCCGTCGAGTGCCACGTACCGGTCCCGCTTTGGCACTTTGATTGAGGCTTATCGTCTCGCAGGCTACACGCCCGAACGGGATTTCAGCTATGTGCAAATCAACCGTCGGCTTCGGACGCTGCACCCGACTCTCGTCGACGACACCGTCCAGCGGCTGGAATCGGTAGGCGCGTCCATCGGAGTGGATGACGGCAACTCTCATTTGGTGGTCAACGGGGAGTACACGGCCGCACTGGTCCTCTCGCGTTGCCTGCAAACCTCAGGAAGATCGCTGCGGTGGGCGATTCGATTCGGCAGCAGGCGACTACCCGATATTACCATCATGGTTCGCATGAACCCGGCCAATGATGAGCCTTCTGATTTCTACCTTTTCCCGCTTCTGGACATTCACACCCCTTCGCTACGTCTTGCCGAATACAATGCCGCCTACGTTGATGCTTATCGATGTGATTCACTGGACGGCTTCGCTCAACTGGCACTGAGAACACGAATCGAGGCACGATGATGACCTATCACTACGACGACCCCGTACAGTTCATCGCCCTTGACCAAATCAACGTCGTCAATACGCGTGCTCGGGGGCGAGAGAAGTTCAGGCAGATCGTCTCCAGTATCAGGAAGATCGGCTTGAAGAAACCGATCACCGTGGCCCCGGCAACCGGAAAACACGGTCCGGGCGATTACGACTTGGTGTGCGGTGAGGGGCGCCTGTTGGCGTTTCGTACCCTGGGCGAAGAGGTTATACCGGCGCGGGTGCAGGACTTATCGAGTGAAGATCTGCTGCTGATGAGCCTTGTGGAAAACCTCGCGCGCCGCCAGGCCCGTTCGGCGGAACTCCTGGAAGAGATCGCAGCCCTGAAGAAACGTGGGTACAAGACTTCCGAAATTGCCGCCAAGACCGATCTGCATCCCAGATATGTCACCGGCGTCTTGCGACTACTGACCCATGGCGAG
The sequence above is drawn from the Anaerobaca lacustris genome and encodes:
- a CDS encoding ParB/RepB/Spo0J family partition protein; this translates as MMTYHYDDPVQFIALDQINVVNTRARGREKFRQIVSSIRKIGLKKPITVAPATGKHGPGDYDLVCGEGRLLAFRTLGEEVIPARVQDLSSEDLLLMSLVENLARRQARSAELLEEIAALKKRGYKTSEIAAKTDLHPRYVTGVLRLLTHGETHLLQAVERRRIPLSVAVEIATSDDEGIQRALHEAYEQNLLRGKKLLKVRAFIEKRRARQGCKDNDVKDGHSDCLSTRKMLKAYRDEMARQRAVVKQAHLCQRHLLYVVAALKRLFADENFINLLRAESLDSLPQYLAEKIL
- a CDS encoding recombinase family protein yields the protein YRQGGPAGFGLRRMLVDMQGKPKGTLKRNEQKSLQTDRVILVPGPDEEISIVRHMYQLFIKHSKSERQIAEYLNERGIKTDVGRPWTRSSVRQVLTNEKYIGNNVYNHRSFKLKKKRVVNPPDIWVRADGAFEAIVDPASFFTVQGIIQERNRRWSDDEMVQMLAKLVEKHSDVSAHLIDQSDGMPSSATYRSRFGTLIEAYRLAGYTPERDFSYVQINRRLRTLHPTLVDDTVQRLESVGASIGVDDGNSHLVVNGEYTAALVLSRCLQTSGRSLRWAIRFGSRRLPDITIMVRMNPANDEPSDFYLFPLLDIHTPSLRLAEYNAAYVDAYRCDSLDGFAQLALRTRIEAR